The DNA sequence CGGATGAATAAAACCACTTAAAATTTTTCGCGCCTGCTTGGCAATTTACAAAATATTTATAGTAAAGAACGCCCGGATCGCTTACTCAAAGCTTTCCCGGGCGTTCTTTTTGTTTTATCAGGTATATCCATACAGGCCGCGGACAGAGGCCTCTCCGCTTCGGATAATTTTTTCCTGCCCGTCAACCCGGCAGATCAGCCCGCCATCCTCTGCAATGCCCAGTGCTTCCCCAAGGGTTTCCCGGTCAGCGTCCACAATACGGACCTTTTTGCCCAGTGTGACACACCGTTCCGAATAGGCTGTCTTTAAAGCAGAAAATCCGCTTAAAGCGTAGATATCCAATATTTCTTCCAGCTTATTGAGAATTTCTCCCCCAATTTGAGCAATATCCCAATATTTTTGTGTAGCCAGAAACAGCGAAGTTGCATATTCTAGATTAAGGCCGCACAGCTGCTCTGCTGTTTGCTGTGTATTGACGCCGATCCCCACCACAGTCCAGACCTGATTCCCTAGTATGCGGCTTTCGCACAGAATGCCGCACAGCTTTTTTTCGGCAAGGATGCAATCGTTGCTCCACTTCAGGCCGATTTGCAGACCGGTCAGACCTTCCAGCCCTTGGGATACGGCAAGCCCCACCAACAGCGGGAGCTGGCCCAGTTGAGCGGGAGTATACCCAGCCAGCAGCACCGATAAGGCCAAGGCTTTATCCGGCAGTTCCAGCCATTGCCGACCCAGCCGACCCTTGCCCGCTGTTTGCAGCGAGGCGGTAGCACTGGCACCGTGGCAAAGCTCCCCAGCCCTGCGCTTGAGATAATCGTTGGTGGAATCCACCGTTTCCAAGTGGATGTGACAGCGGCCCAGCTCCCGGGTTTTCAGGCCGCTCAGCCCCTTAACTGCCCCGCTCACAGAAGCTTTACCACGTTGCAGAAAATCCCTTGATCTGTGATGTCCACAATCCCATAGGAGGGCCAATCTCCCTCACGGGGGCGGCTGACACTGCCGGGGTTAAGCAGATAAATTCCATTTTCATAGGTGGAGAGCGACTGGTGTGTGTGGCCGAACAGGGCGATCTGGCAATTGTTTTCTCTGGCGGCGGCCACCAAATCGTAGGTAGAATCTTTCACATGATACAGGTGACCATGGGTGCAGAGAATGCGCACCGAGCCCCAGTTGAGATACACCGTTCCTTTCAGCTCCGGGTTCCAATCGCAGTTTCCCCGCACCTGAACAAGACGCTTATCCGTTTTAGCCGAGGCGGTAATCTCAGCCCAATCCCCATCGCCGTCCCCCAAAAAAATATAGCCATCTGCCAGAGGCTGTTGAAAAAAAGCCTCCCGCAAAGCGGAAACTCGCCCATGACTATCCGAAAAAACAGCTAAACGCATGATTATACATTCCTTTACTTGTCCCTTAATTCCACAGGAGCCGAAAAAATACCAGCTCCCCGTGTTCTGGGATGCCGGCAGCTTTAAGAGTGTTGTGAAAATCCCAGCAAAATGGGATGAACAGGCCCTTGACCGGCATATTGATTCTTACTTTATCATAAAAATTAATTAAATGGAATAGGTGGTGCTTCTTTTGAACAACAATATGGGATTATCCCCCGACAAGATGAACGCCCTCATCAACATGGCCAGCAAACAGCTGGGAACTGACCCAGAGAAGCTTAAACAACAGATCGAATCCGGCCAGTTGGATAGTCTGACTAAAAATATGAATCCAGCGGCGGGCAGCCAGCTCAGTAAGATGCTGAGCAACCCCAAGGCCGCTGAGGCTATGCTCCAAAACCCACAGGTGCAAAATATGCTCAAAAAGCTTTTAGGGCAATAAGGCATATTCAATTGGGTTAAGATACATGACGCAACACCTAAACTCACCGTGAAAGGAAAAGGCCAATGGATGATCTTTCCGCTGCCCTCGGCAGCATTTTATCCGATCCTCAAAGCGTTGCCCAGCTCCAAGCCAT is a window from the Oscillospiraceae bacterium MB08-C2-2 genome containing:
- a CDS encoding metallophosphoesterase translates to MRLAVFSDSHGRVSALREAFFQQPLADGYIFLGDGDGDWAEITASAKTDKRLVQVRGNCDWNPELKGTVYLNWGSVRILCTHGHLYHVKDSTYDLVAAARENNCQIALFGHTHQSLSTYENGIYLLNPGSVSRPREGDWPSYGIVDITDQGIFCNVVKLL
- a CDS encoding biotin--[acetyl-CoA-carboxylase] ligase, encoding MSGAVKGLSGLKTRELGRCHIHLETVDSTNDYLKRRAGELCHGASATASLQTAGKGRLGRQWLELPDKALALSVLLAGYTPAQLGQLPLLVGLAVSQGLEGLTGLQIGLKWSNDCILAEKKLCGILCESRILGNQVWTVVGIGVNTQQTAEQLCGLNLEYATSLFLATQKYWDIAQIGGEILNKLEEILDIYALSGFSALKTAYSERCVTLGKKVRIVDADRETLGEALGIAEDGGLICRVDGQEKIIRSGEASVRGLYGYT